One window of Papaver somniferum cultivar HN1 chromosome 9, ASM357369v1, whole genome shotgun sequence genomic DNA carries:
- the LOC113308460 gene encoding DNA ligase 1-like, whose product MIKRQFYKQDHDNDKDDISDSSSNSESEEEVSDAQEEEEQDEEEKDEDSDVDSEAKEDEQPSSLSTGSGYNSEESSAEEVDFDSSGSVLNDDEEEESSKDKIKDSQSLSKRTATKDPIDAVFAMRTLKCKSVFKCRLCPRIVCLSEETMKAHLTSKKHARSEKLLTEGRLKFMLNSDGEAEEEPETHAERHARTLAIAQDLTSKVPCPSSKKKNRKSQRQRIRLKRKRKESGDVPDKEKEDQSVKKQDKEKEKQSEKKQAKKRRKNKD is encoded by the exons ATGATTAAAAGGCAATTTTACAAGCAAGACCATGACAATGATAAAGACGATATCTCTGATTCCTCTTCTAACtcagagtcagaagaagaagtcTCAGAtgcccaagaagaagaagagcaagatgaagaagaaaaagatgaagattctgatgTGGATTCAGAAGCTAAGGAAGATGAGCAACCTTCTTCCTTGTCTACTG GTTCAGGCTACAATAGTGAGGAAAGCTCAGCGGAAGAGGTTGATTTTGACTCATCAG GTTCAGTATTAAacgatgacgaagaagaagaaagtagcaaaGACAAAATTAAGGATAGTCAATCCTTGAGTAAAAGAACTGCGACGAAAGATCCTATTGACGCTGTTTTTGCAATGCGTACCTTAAAATGTAAATCAGTTTTCAAGTGTAGGCTCTGCCCAAGGATAGTCTGTTTGTCTGAGGAAACAATGAAGGCACACCTAACATCCAAG AAACATGCTCGTTCTGAGAAATTATTAACTGAAGGGAGGCTGAAGTTCATGCTAAACAGTGATGGTGAAGCCGAGGAAGAACCAGAAACCCATGCCGAAAGACACGCCCGAACTTTAGCTATTGCACAG GATTTAACAAGTAAGGTGCCTTGTCCTTCTTCAAAGAAGAAAAATCGGAAGAGTCAGCGACAGAGAATCAGATTAAAGAGGAAGAGGAAG GAGTCTGGAGATGTCCCTGACAAAGAAAAAGAGGATCAGTCGGTGAAAAAGCAagacaaagaaaaagagaagcaGTCCGAGAAAAAGCAAGCTAAGAAAAGGCGTAAAAACAAAGACTAA